A window of the Eretmochelys imbricata isolate rEreImb1 chromosome 7, rEreImb1.hap1, whole genome shotgun sequence genome harbors these coding sequences:
- the SLC29A2 gene encoding equilibrative nucleoside transporter 2 isoform X1 — protein sequence MARQDKPKDQFHAVGIIIFILGLGTLLPWNFFITAIPYFQARLIVGTSLSVGPGGNSSWGNSSGTQPAPARDDFDFNNWLTLLSQLPLLLFTLLNSFLYQCIPDKVRVLGSMCGILLLFILTAVLVRVEMPPHSFFSITIGSVWFINSFCAVLQGSLFGQLGTLPQGYSTRFLSGQGMAGTFAASAMLLSMASGVDAQTSALSYFITPCVGTLISIVCYLMLPRMAFFRHYMERSWQRDPRNELETKAGLLGPEEQSGDQLERPGEEPQGPEKPMVGMINGTFRTLEEISVESSGKGAFALHNGTAANSQNRGPGPERPSVFGVLQKIWLLALCIVMVFTVTLSVFPAITATVTSTSESRKWSEFFTPVCCFLLFNVMDWMGRSITSCCLWPEKRLWLLPLLVGLRFLFVPLLMLCQAEPRTRLPVLFHQDAWFILFMLPFSLSNGYFVSLTMCLAPKQVLPQESELAGAIMTFFLALGLSCGAGLSFLLKALL from the exons ATGGCTCGACAGGACAAGCCCAAGGACCA GTTTCATGCTGTAGGAATCATCATCTTCATCCTGGGTCTGGGCACCCTCCTGCCCTGGAACTTCTTCATCACGGCCATCCCG TATTTCCAGGCCCGGCTAATTGTGGGGACCAGCTTGTCCGTGGGCCCGGGCGGGAACAGCTCTTGGGGGAACAGCTCTGGGacgcagccagccccagcccgggaTGACTTTGACTTCAACAACTGGCTCACGCTGCTCTCCCAGCTCCCGCTGCTTCTCTTCACCCTGCTCAACTCCTTTCTCTACCAATG catcCCGGACAAGGTGCGGGTCCTCGGCAGCATGTGtggcatcctcctcctcttcatcctcacGGCCGTGCTGGTCAGGGTGGAAATGCCCCCCCACAGCTTCTTCTCCATCACCATAGGCTCTGTGTGGTTCATTAACT CCTTCTGCGCCGTCCTGCAAGGCAGCCTGTTCGGGCAGCTGGGCACCCTGCCCCAGGGCTACAGCACACGCTTCCTGAGCGGCCAGGGCATGGCCGGGACCTTCGCCGCCAGTGCCATGCTGCTTTCCATGGCTA GTGGTGTGGATGCGCAGACGTCTGCCCTGAGCTACTTCATCACCCCCTGTGTCGGGACCCTGATCTCCATTGTCTGCTATCTGATGCTGCCCCGTATG GCTTTCTTCCGTCACTACATGGAGCGGAGTTGGCAGCGTGACCCACGCAATGAGTTGGAGACCAAGGCTGGGCTGCTGGGCCCTG AGGAACAGAGTGGGGACCAGTTGGAGAGGCCTGGGGAGGAGCCGCAGGGCCCGGAGAAGCCAATGGTGGGAATGATTAACGGGACGTTCAGGACATTGGAAGAGATCAGCGTGGAGAGCTCCGGGAAGGGAGCCTTCGCCCTGCACAATGGGACTGCCGCCAATTCCCAGAACAGGGGGCCGGGACCAGAGAGACCGTCGGTGTTCGGTGTGCTCCAAAAG ATCTGGCTGCTGGCACTCTGCATTGTCATGGTTTTCACTGTCACCCTGTCCGTGTTCCCTGCCATCACTGCTACCGTCACCAGCACCTCAGagagcaggaagtgga GTGAGTTCTTCACCCCTGTCTGCTGCTTCTTGTTGTTCAACGTGATGGACTGGATGGGCCGCAGCATCACCTCATGCTGCCTCTGG ccagagAAGAGGCTATGGCTACTCCCCCTGCTGGTGGGCCTGCGCTTCCTGTTTGTGCCTCTGCTGATGCTGTGCCAGGCCGAGCCCCGCACCCGCCTGCCCGTGCTCTTCCACCAGGATGCCTGGTTCATCCTCTTCATGCTGCCTTTCTCCCTCTCCAATGGCTACTTCGTCTCGCTCACCATGTGCCTCGCCCCCAA GCAGGTGCTTCCGCAGGAGAGCGAGCTGGCTGGAGCCATCATGACCTTCTTCCTGGCACTAGGGCTGTCGTGTGGGGCGGGGCTCTCCTTCCTCCTCAAGGCCCTGCTGTGA
- the SLC29A2 gene encoding equilibrative nucleoside transporter 2 isoform X2 gives MARQDKPKDQFHAVGIIIFILGLGTLLPWNFFITAIPYFQARLIVGTSLSVGPGGNSSWGNSSGTQPAPARDDFDFNNWLTLLSQLPLLLFTLLNSFLYQCIPDKVRVLGSMCGILLLFILTAVLVRVEMPPHSFFSITIGSVWFINSFCAVLQGSLFGQLGTLPQGYSTRFLSGQGMAGTFAASAMLLSMASGVDAQTSALSYFITPCVGTLISIVCYLMLPRMAFFRHYMERSWQRDPRNELETKAGLLGPEEQSGDQLERPGEEPQGPEKPMVGMINGTFRTLEEISVESSGKGAFALHNGTAANSQNRGPGPERPSVFGVLQKIWLLALCIVMVFTVTLSVFPAITATVTSTSESRKWSEFFTPVCCFLLFNVMDWMGRSITSCCLWAGASAGERAGWSHHDLLPGTRAVVWGGALLPPQGPAVSPQIHPLIFLQHPPSPAARLSAPHQTGGLGIGGMGALHRRGAGTS, from the exons ATGGCTCGACAGGACAAGCCCAAGGACCA GTTTCATGCTGTAGGAATCATCATCTTCATCCTGGGTCTGGGCACCCTCCTGCCCTGGAACTTCTTCATCACGGCCATCCCG TATTTCCAGGCCCGGCTAATTGTGGGGACCAGCTTGTCCGTGGGCCCGGGCGGGAACAGCTCTTGGGGGAACAGCTCTGGGacgcagccagccccagcccgggaTGACTTTGACTTCAACAACTGGCTCACGCTGCTCTCCCAGCTCCCGCTGCTTCTCTTCACCCTGCTCAACTCCTTTCTCTACCAATG catcCCGGACAAGGTGCGGGTCCTCGGCAGCATGTGtggcatcctcctcctcttcatcctcacGGCCGTGCTGGTCAGGGTGGAAATGCCCCCCCACAGCTTCTTCTCCATCACCATAGGCTCTGTGTGGTTCATTAACT CCTTCTGCGCCGTCCTGCAAGGCAGCCTGTTCGGGCAGCTGGGCACCCTGCCCCAGGGCTACAGCACACGCTTCCTGAGCGGCCAGGGCATGGCCGGGACCTTCGCCGCCAGTGCCATGCTGCTTTCCATGGCTA GTGGTGTGGATGCGCAGACGTCTGCCCTGAGCTACTTCATCACCCCCTGTGTCGGGACCCTGATCTCCATTGTCTGCTATCTGATGCTGCCCCGTATG GCTTTCTTCCGTCACTACATGGAGCGGAGTTGGCAGCGTGACCCACGCAATGAGTTGGAGACCAAGGCTGGGCTGCTGGGCCCTG AGGAACAGAGTGGGGACCAGTTGGAGAGGCCTGGGGAGGAGCCGCAGGGCCCGGAGAAGCCAATGGTGGGAATGATTAACGGGACGTTCAGGACATTGGAAGAGATCAGCGTGGAGAGCTCCGGGAAGGGAGCCTTCGCCCTGCACAATGGGACTGCCGCCAATTCCCAGAACAGGGGGCCGGGACCAGAGAGACCGTCGGTGTTCGGTGTGCTCCAAAAG ATCTGGCTGCTGGCACTCTGCATTGTCATGGTTTTCACTGTCACCCTGTCCGTGTTCCCTGCCATCACTGCTACCGTCACCAGCACCTCAGagagcaggaagtgga GTGAGTTCTTCACCCCTGTCTGCTGCTTCTTGTTGTTCAACGTGATGGACTGGATGGGCCGCAGCATCACCTCATGCTGCCTCTGG GCAGGTGCTTCCGCAGGAGAGCGAGCTGGCTGGAGCCATCATGACCTTCTTCCTGGCACTAGGGCTGTCGTGTGGGGCGGGGCTCTCCTTCCTCCTCAAGGCCCTGCTGTGAGCCCTCAGATCCATCCCCTCATCTTTCTGCAGCatccaccatcaccagcggctcGTCTGAGTGCACCCCATCAAACTGGGGGGCTTGGAATAGGAGGGATGGGGGCTTTGCATAGGAGGGGAGCTGGTACCTCTTGA
- the B4GAT1 gene encoding beta-1,4-glucuronyltransferase 1: protein MQGPARCSFFKALLWALALAALLQLLYLSLLSGLHGRQQRSRYSELFGGRRGEAPGRPSEQQKEQLKRALASGGRLDASGQYRIYTDMLGPPERAGRAPDLVLATHTSLSNLHQLQELVGRWQGPVSVALFAPGPAEVRLATLMLYALGALCGPVRQLVRAHLVCHSGDLAAFPELEDRAEFARLKACGDVFAKLARAGAGRRNYALGANASYPNNLLRNVARGAATGHYTLVLDVDMLPSEGLREAFLALAATLGAEGPPGVFVVPAFEIRHTRRLPGAKAELLQLYQVGEIRPFYEELCPRCQAPTNYSRWLNLPPGSSLNIAYTVEWRDPWEPFYISANSVPPYDERFKQYGFNRISQACELHVAGYSFSVLNNAFLVHKGFKVPSEFHAQKDAENQRNKVLFRQFKQELKLKYPGSMHRC, encoded by the exons ATGCAGGGCCCCGCCAGATGCTCCTTCTTCAAGGCGCTGCTGTGGGCGCTGGCGCTGGcggccctgctgcagctgctctacCTGTCCCTGCTCTCGGGGCTCCACGGCCGCCAGCAGCGCTCCCGCTACTCGGAGCTGTTCGGGGGGCGCCGGGGCGAGGCGCCCGGCCGGCCCAGCGAGCAGCAGAAGGAGCAGCTGAAGCGCGCCCTGGCCAGCGGCGGGCGGCTGGATGCCAGCGGGCAGTACCGGATCTACACGGACATGCTGGGGCCCCCGGAGCGGGCGGGGCGGGCGCCCGACCTGGTGCTCGCCACCCACACCAGCCTGAGCAACCTGCACCAGCTGCAGGAGCTGGTGGGGCGCTGGCAGGGCCCGGTCTCCGTGGCGCTCTTTGCGCCGGGCCCCGCCGAGGTGCGGCTGGCCACACTGATGCTCTACGCCCTGGGGGCGCTGTGCGGGCCAGTGCGGCAGCTGGTGAGGGCCCACCTGGTGTGCCACTCGGGGGACCTGGCCGCCTTCCCCGAGCTAGAGGACCGGGCGGAGTTTGCCCGGCTCAAGGCCTGTGGGGATGTCTTCGCCAAGCTGGCCCGGGCCGGGGCGGGCCGGCGTAACTATGCCCTGGGCGCCAACGCCTCATACCCCAACAACCTGCTGCGCAATGTGGCGCGGGGGGCGGCCACGGGGCACTACACGCTCGTGCTGGACGTGGACATGCTGCCCAGCGAGGGGTTGCGTGAGGCCTTCCTGGCACTAGCTGCAACCTTGGGTGCTGAGGGGCCACCCGGCGTCTTCGTGGTGCCCGCCTTTGAGATCCGGCACACCCGGCGCCTCCCAGGTGCCAAGGCCGAGCTGCTGCAGCTGTATCAGGTGGGGGAGATCCGGCCGTTCTACGAGGAGCTCTGCCCACGCTGCCAGGCCCCGACCAACTACTCACGCTGGCTGAATCTGCCTCCAGGCAGTTCCCTGAACATTGCCTACACCGTGGAGTGGAGGGACCCCTGGGAGCCCTTCTACATCAGTGCCAACTCTGTGCCACCCTATGATGAAAGATTCAAGCAGTATGGGTTCAACCGCATCAGCCAG GCATGTGAGCTCCATGTGGCTGGGTACAGTTTCTCAGTACTGAACAATGCTTTCCTGGTGCACAAGGGCTTCAAGGTGCCGAGTGAGTTCCATGCACAGAAGGATGCCGAGAATCAGCGCAATAAGGTGCTCTTCCGCCAGTTCAAGCAGGAGCTGAAGCTGAAGTACCCTGGCTCAATGCACCGCTGCTGA